In a genomic window of Solea senegalensis isolate Sse05_10M unplaced genomic scaffold, IFAPA_SoseM_1 scf7180000015926, whole genome shotgun sequence:
- the LOC122762663 gene encoding uncharacterized protein LOC122762663 isoform X1, translating into MSGENTSSLRHSPRPGSYRHRSSQSSSQRLSYEERCVDPVEDRLLTQELKAVHKTLMKDENVKKSETAGFTNATTDHSSVTCNPCTSLRSFRRCMCNVLTCGLYRVCQHSSLAPCLVSNESSPDKPEKVSLQSMSPANDEEEDQTYWLGDVHIAGVKVETAREYLDAETKSLLYVRPAGGQTQHNSPPLHESMRFDDWEDEEEDVDSLITKKLLELYSEYQIEELARCTSDSVFLRKSKAINQLINSLAEEHRMDEQEAECRLVRGIIRISTRKSMKRRPVPSRTERTLSDSGNETMRESDSFSCSNNNDYKSNPNIQISELTSSDKCAREMWRNNGGSSSPTSYSASHTETNSSGVEP; encoded by the exons ATGTCTGGTGAGAACACAAGCAGTCTGAGACACAGCCCAAGGCCTGGCAGCTATAGACACAGGTCAAGCCAGAGCAGCAGCCAGAGGTTGTCGTATGAAGAGCGCTGTGTGGACCCGGTGGAAGACAGGCTGCTGACTCAAGAGCTAAAGGCAGTCCACAAAACTCTCATGAAGGATGAAAATGTGAAGAAGTCTGAGACCGCTGGCTTCACGAATGCCACGACTGACCATTCCTCTGTGACCTGCAATCCCTGCACTTCCCTTAGAAGCTTCAGGAGGTGCATGTGCAATGTGCTGACCTGTGGCCTGTACAGGGTCTGCCAGCATTCCAGTCTCGCTCCATGCCTGGTGTCAAACGAGAGCTCTCCAGATAAACCAGAGAAGGTGAGTCTCCAAAGTATGAGCCCAGCAAATGACGAAGAGGAGGATCAGACATACTGGCTCGGGGATGTCCATATTGCTGGAGTCAAAGTGGAAACTGCAAGGGAGTATTTAGATGCAGAAACCAAATCTCTATTATATGTGCGTCCGGCTGGTGGTCAGACGCAGCACAACAGTCCACCCTTGCATGAGTCAATGCGATTTGATGActgggaggatgaggaggaggacgtaGACTCTCTAATTACAAAGAAGCTCCTGGAGCTCTACTCTGAATATCAGATCGAAGAGTTGGCCAGGTGCACCTCAGACTCTGTGTTTCTGAGGAAGAGCAAGGCCATTAATCAGCTCATCAATTCGCTGGCAGAGGAGCACAGAATGGATGAGCAGGAAGCTGAGTGTCGGCTCGTGCGAGGCATCATCCGCATCAGCACCAGGAAGAGCATGAAGAGGAGGCCGGTGCCTTCCAGGACGGAGAGGACGCTGTCGGACAGTGGGAATGAGACAATGAGGGAGAGCGACTCCTTCTCATGCAGCAATAATA ATGACTACAAATCTAATCCAAACATCCAAATATCAGAACTGACCTCCTCTGATAAGTGTGCAAGAGAGATGTGGAGAAACAACGGAG gttcTAGCTCGCCAACATCTTACTCAGCGTCCCACACAGAGACTAACTCTTCAGGTGTCGAACCATGA
- the LOC122762663 gene encoding uncharacterized protein LOC122762663 isoform X2 → MSGENTSSLRHSPRPGSYRHRSSQSSSQRLSYEERCVDPVEDRLLTQELKAVHKTLMKDENVKKSETAGFTNATTDHSSVTCNPCTSLRSFRRCMCNVLTCGLYRVCQHSSLAPCLVSNESSPDKPEKVSLQSMSPANDEEEDQTYWLGDVHIAGVKVETAREYLDAETKSLLYVRPAGGQTQHNSPPLHESMRFDDWEDEEEDVDSLITKKLLELYSEYQIEELARCTSDSVFLRKSKAINQLINSLAEEHRMDEQEAECRLVRGIIRISTRKSMKRRPVPSRTERTLSDSGNETMRESDSFSCSNNKWAYSKQPQC, encoded by the exons ATGTCTGGTGAGAACACAAGCAGTCTGAGACACAGCCCAAGGCCTGGCAGCTATAGACACAGGTCAAGCCAGAGCAGCAGCCAGAGGTTGTCGTATGAAGAGCGCTGTGTGGACCCGGTGGAAGACAGGCTGCTGACTCAAGAGCTAAAGGCAGTCCACAAAACTCTCATGAAGGATGAAAATGTGAAGAAGTCTGAGACCGCTGGCTTCACGAATGCCACGACTGACCATTCCTCTGTGACCTGCAATCCCTGCACTTCCCTTAGAAGCTTCAGGAGGTGCATGTGCAATGTGCTGACCTGTGGCCTGTACAGGGTCTGCCAGCATTCCAGTCTCGCTCCATGCCTGGTGTCAAACGAGAGCTCTCCAGATAAACCAGAGAAGGTGAGTCTCCAAAGTATGAGCCCAGCAAATGACGAAGAGGAGGATCAGACATACTGGCTCGGGGATGTCCATATTGCTGGAGTCAAAGTGGAAACTGCAAGGGAGTATTTAGATGCAGAAACCAAATCTCTATTATATGTGCGTCCGGCTGGTGGTCAGACGCAGCACAACAGTCCACCCTTGCATGAGTCAATGCGATTTGATGActgggaggatgaggaggaggacgtaGACTCTCTAATTACAAAGAAGCTCCTGGAGCTCTACTCTGAATATCAGATCGAAGAGTTGGCCAGGTGCACCTCAGACTCTGTGTTTCTGAGGAAGAGCAAGGCCATTAATCAGCTCATCAATTCGCTGGCAGAGGAGCACAGAATGGATGAGCAGGAAGCTGAGTGTCGGCTCGTGCGAGGCATCATCCGCATCAGCACCAGGAAGAGCATGAAGAGGAGGCCGGTGCCTTCCAGGACGGAGAGGACGCTGTCGGACAGTGGGAATGAGACAATGAGGGAGAGCGACTCCTTCTCATGCAGCAATAATA AGTGGGCGTACAGCAAGCAACCCCAATGCTAA